A stretch of Roseibium porphyridii DNA encodes these proteins:
- a CDS encoding ABC transporter permease subunit — MKKVQFQSPWLPYMLLMPQLAIVTIFFLWPAAEAVQSSFYLEDPFGFGSTFVGLDNFSDTLTSTDYGRVARFTGVFTFFVTFLSLGIALLLAVKADKVLRGASSYKTLLMWVYAVAPPVAGLIGVLLFDQHVGPIVDFFALFGWRMQIGVDYFDTSFAMIVTAVWKQIPVNFIFFLSGLQGISKSVQEAASIDCRSGMRRFWTVTFPLLAPTGFFLLIINITYAFFDTFGIIDVIVKNEPGNNPVTLVYKVYLDGFRGNDLGGSSAQSVLLMAMVFVLTVIQFRLIERRVHYT, encoded by the coding sequence ATGAAAAAAGTTCAATTCCAGTCCCCGTGGCTGCCCTACATGCTGCTGATGCCGCAGCTGGCCATCGTGACGATCTTCTTTCTCTGGCCGGCGGCCGAAGCGGTGCAGTCATCGTTTTATCTGGAAGATCCCTTTGGCTTCGGCTCAACGTTCGTGGGGCTCGACAATTTCAGCGATACGCTGACCTCGACCGACTACGGTCGTGTCGCGCGTTTTACCGGCGTATTCACGTTCTTCGTTACATTCCTGTCTCTTGGCATCGCTCTTCTGCTGGCCGTCAAGGCTGACAAGGTTCTGCGGGGTGCATCCAGCTACAAGACCCTGCTGATGTGGGTCTATGCGGTGGCTCCTCCGGTTGCCGGTCTGATCGGTGTTCTGCTGTTCGATCAGCACGTCGGGCCAATCGTCGACTTTTTCGCGCTGTTCGGCTGGAGGATGCAGATCGGTGTGGACTATTTCGACACCAGCTTTGCAATGATCGTGACGGCTGTCTGGAAACAGATACCGGTCAACTTCATCTTCTTCCTGTCAGGGCTTCAGGGCATTTCAAAGTCGGTGCAGGAGGCGGCCAGCATTGACTGCCGCTCCGGCATGCGCCGCTTCTGGACGGTCACGTTCCCGCTTCTGGCGCCGACAGGCTTCTTCCTTCTCATCATCAACATCACCTACGCTTTCTTCGACACGTTCGGCATCATCGATGTCATCGTGAAGAACGAGCCAGGCAACAACCCGGTGACCCTGGTCTACAAGGTCTATCTCGACGGCTTCCGCGGCAATGACCTTGGCGGCTCGTCGGCGCAATCGGTTCTGTTGATGGCGATGGTATTCGTTCTGACAGTCATTCAGTTCCGCCTGATCGAGCGGCGCGTGCACTACACGTAA
- the ugpE gene encoding sn-glycerol-3-phosphate ABC transporter permease UgpE produces the protein MNKLQISDHLILLAGVFFMVTPVALTFLTSTHDAITVYKEGVQFLPGGKFLENYEKVLFEAGGFTKEVDGFVMLKNSMILGFGFAIGKIIISMLAAYAIVYFRFPMATLCFWVIFATLLLPLEVRILPSYEIVQSLGMVNTYSGLIVPLIASATGTFFFRQFFMSVPDELLEAARIDGAGPWKFFKDILVPLSKTMIAAIFIIMFVFGWNQYLWPTLITTDESLFTLVRGIKQILQVWVGAQIPDFNEAMALAILAIIPPVLVVVIFQSWFVKGLVESDK, from the coding sequence ATGAACAAACTTCAGATCTCAGATCACCTGATCCTGCTGGCCGGTGTGTTTTTCATGGTCACGCCCGTTGCGCTGACCTTCTTGACCAGCACCCACGATGCAATCACGGTCTACAAGGAAGGTGTCCAGTTCCTGCCGGGTGGCAAGTTTCTGGAAAACTACGAAAAGGTACTTTTTGAGGCTGGTGGCTTTACCAAGGAAGTCGACGGCTTCGTCATGCTTAAGAACTCGATGATCCTCGGCTTCGGTTTTGCCATCGGCAAGATCATCATCTCGATGCTTGCAGCCTATGCCATCGTCTATTTCCGCTTTCCGATGGCAACACTCTGCTTCTGGGTGATCTTTGCAACACTGCTGCTGCCTCTGGAAGTGCGCATCCTGCCGTCTTACGAGATTGTCCAGTCGCTTGGCATGGTGAACACCTATAGTGGATTGATTGTTCCGCTGATTGCTTCTGCGACCGGCACATTCTTCTTCCGCCAGTTCTTCATGTCTGTTCCGGACGAATTGTTGGAGGCAGCCCGCATTGACGGCGCCGGCCCCTGGAAATTCTTCAAGGATATCCTAGTGCCGCTGTCCAAGACGATGATTGCGGCAATCTTCATCATCATGTTCGTCTTTGGCTGGAACCAGTATCTCTGGCCGACGCTGATCACCACGGACGAGAGCCTGTTCACGCTGGTGCGCGGCATCAAGCAGATCCTGCAGGTCTGGGTCGGTGCTCAGATCCCGGACTTCAATGAGGCCATGGCTTTGGCAATACTTGCC